The following coding sequences lie in one Cryptococcus neoformans var. neoformans B-3501A chromosome 14, whole genome shotgun sequence genomic window:
- a CDS encoding hypothetical protein (Similar to gi|46095944|gb|EAK81177.1| hypothetical protein UM00359.1 [Ustilago maydis 521], FASTA scores: opt: 484, E(): 2.7e-25, (33.745% identity (73.251% similar) in 243 aa overlap (13-251:33-267))), protein MRGEHCVAGATILSVISVILLIFAHIGQVSSGALVRSIYMAEVNVAAYGNGFQGGTNTSASGLYDTNNTDHMGAFKGLRQYYRYGMYNACGYQKDGSGVCNSSTFAYPMEPLAGMIGDVPSKFRIQTVNIIPSSTFKDNSYNHGMSKAGSGLIFVGSCAAALALIFGVIKLRLTFFIASICAGVGAFLLMGAALWTAVIAKDAWLGNVKVQHGYKLGIYVTAGPSIYLVWVAFALTSLSCLPYVIACCTYRK, encoded by the exons ATGAGAGGCGAACACTGTGTAGCGGGCGCAACTATCCTCTCAGTCATCTCggtcatcctcctcatcttcgcccACATTGGTCAGGTCAGCTCCGGTGCTTTGGTCAGGTCCATCTACATGGCCGAGGTCAACGTCGCTGC CTATGGAAACGGTTTCCAAGGCGGCACAAACACCAGTGCAAGCGGCCTGTACGATACCAACAACACAGACCATATGGGAGCTTTCAAGGGTCTCAGGCAGTATTACCGCTACGGCATGTACA ACGCTTGTGGCTACCAGAAGGATGGCTCGGGGGTTTGCAATTCTTCCACTTTTGCTTACCCTATGGAGCCTCTTGCTGGTATGATTGGTGATGTTCCATCCAAGTTTAGGATTCAGACTGTGAACatcattccttcctcgacCTTTAAGGACAACTCTTATAACCATGGGATGAGTAAAGCAGGAAGTGGCTTGATCTTT GTCGGCTCTTGCGCTGCAGCCCTCGCTCTCATCTTTGGTGTTATCAAGCTCCGACTTAcattcttcatcgcctcCATATGCGCTGGTGTCGGTGCCTTCTTGCTCAT GGGTGCCGCCCTCTGGACAGCGGTCATTGCCAAGGATGCGTGGTTGGGTAATGTAAAGGTCCAACATGGCTATAAGCTCGGAATTTATGTCACTGCAGGCCCGTCCATCT ATCTTGTATGGGTAGCATTCGCTCTCACATCCCTTTCTTGCTTACCATACGTCATCGCCTGCTGCACCTACCGCAAGTAA
- a CDS encoding hypothetical protein (Similar to gi|46100648|gb|EAK85881.1| hypothetical protein UM05021.1 [Ustilago maydis 521], FASTA scores: opt: 802, E(): 6.6e-44, (54.420% identity (71.823% similar) in 362 aa overlap (7-357:87-415)); HMMPfam hit to ACT, ACT domain, score: 58.5, E(): 1.8e-14) produces the protein MSHRALSAPLRALRGTRLQQTATRCASTKTPAPPKPIDDSTSALDYKLHKHGRRLPHLVTQHPRSPSAEEAVTNILYNTPPPSTEPFKRHRLNCLVQNEPGVLSRVSGILAGRGFNIDSLVVCQTEIRDLSRMCIILKGQDGVIEQARRQLEDLVPVWAVLDYTKTSCVERELLLAKVSILGPEFAEAQLSGPIPDASFEHAVENQSPENPPSFVAQGEPQGDDKIQRELALARSFESAAQPAPTGALYPNRSAAGQDMSASEALIAKNLHLSAIKTLADQFGGRVVDVAENSCIVELTAKSSRVDSFLSLMRPFGVLEAARSGVMVLPRTPIPRYSEEDDLAAEKEEIDISLLPPG, from the exons ATGTCCCACAGAGCTCTTTCTGCGCCTCTTCGCGCCCTCCGCGGTACCCGCTTACAACAAACAGCCACAAGATGCGCCTCTACAAAGACTCCCGCCCCTCCAAAACCCATTGACGACAGCACCAGCGCCCTCGACT ACAAGCTCCACAAGCACGGCCGAAGACTGCCTCATCTCGTCACTCAGCACCCTAGGTCCCCCTCTGCTGAAGAGGCCGTCACCAACATTCTTTACAACACTCCCCCTCCCAGCACCGAGCCCTTCAAGCG ACACCGATTGAACTGTCTTGTTCAGAATGAACCTGGTGTTCTTTCTCGCGTTTCCGGTATCCTTGCCGGTCGAGGTTTCAACATTG ACTCTCTCGTGGTCTGCCAAACCGAAATCCGAGACTTGTCCCGAATGtgcatcatcctcaaggGCCAGGACGGCGTCATCGAGCAAGCCCGTCGTCAACTCGAAGACCTCGTCCCCGTCTGGGCCGTGTTGGACTACACCAAGACATCCTGTGTCGAACGTGAACTGCTTCTTGCCAAGGTCTCCATCCTCGGCCCCGAGTTTGCCGAAGCTCAGCTGTCGGGCCCAATCCCCGACGCCTCGTTCGAGCACGCGGTCGAGAACCAGAGTCCGGAGaaccctccttcctttgtCGCCCAGGGCGAGCCCCAGGGGGACGACAAGATTCAACGCGAACTCGCTCTCGCTCGCTCCTTTGAATCTGCCGCTCAACCCGCTCCCACCGGCGCGCTCTACCCCAACCGTTCGGCGGCAGGTCAAGACATGTCTGCAAGCGAGGCGTTGATCGCGAAGAACTTGCACCTGTCAGCTATCAAGACCCTTGCCGACCAGTTTGGCGGACGGGTGGTGGATGTGGCTGAGAATAGCTGTATCGTCGAGTTGACTGCCAAGAGCTCGAGGGTGGACTCGTTCTTGAGTTTGATGAGGCCGTTCGGTGTGCTCGAGGCGGCGCGGTCTG GTGTGATGGTTCTCCCCC
- a CDS encoding hypothetical protein (Match to EST gb|CF189595.1|CF189595; Similar to gi|46097499|gb|EAK82732.1| hypothetical protein UM01851.1 [Ustilago maydis 521], FASTA scores: opt: 395, E(): 2.3e-16, (33.478% identity (68.261% similar) in 230 aa overlap (1-221:1-226))), which produces MIFTNTVAYLLSAALAANTVAASIYITSPVAGTTAIGGQVLNVAWQDDGNTPTLASIGPCSVDIYTGSTNQQIFLQNLAASVDVSKASTISATIDPSIGQDDSHYFVRFTSLAFKDEENPQYPYEAFSAMFYIQSMTGTFNATVLAAIDATNSSSSSVIASASSTATVGDVSTSGSGFAASNTESSTHSASASSSSGSSTSAAFHQAAPATLALALIGAASYLVL; this is translated from the exons ATGATCTTCACGAACACCGTCGCCTACCTCCTCTCCGCCGCGCTTGCCGCCAACACCGTCGCTGCCAGCATCTACATCACCAGCCCTGTCGCCGGCACCACTGCCATCGGTGGACAGGTCCTTAATGTTGCATGGC AGGATGACGGCAACACGCCTACCCTCGCTTCCATCGGCCCCTGCTCCGTCGACATCTACACCGGATCCACCAACCAGCAAATCTTCCTCCAGAATCTCGCCGCTAGCGTAGACGTGTCCAAGGCATCCACTATCAGCGCTACCATCGACCCGTCCATCGGACAGGATG ACTCGCACTACTTTGTCCGATTCACCTCCCTCGCCTtcaaggacgaggagaatCCCCAGTACCCCTACGAAGCCTTCTCCGCCATGTTCTACATCCAGTCCATGACCGGCACTTTCAACGCTACCGTTTTGGCCGCTATCGACGCCACCaactcgtcctcttcttccgtcatTGCCTCGGCGTCTTCCACC GCTACCGTAGGCGACGTCTCTACATCTGGATCTGGATTTGCTGCATCCAACACCGAATCCTCCACCCACTCCGCATCCGCATCGTCCTCTTCCggctcttccacctctgcCGCCTTCCACCAGGCTGCCCCCGCGACTTTGGCTCTCGCCCTTATCGGCGCGGCCAGCTACCTCGTTCTCTAA